Genomic DNA from Alosa alosa isolate M-15738 ecotype Scorff River chromosome 6, AALO_Geno_1.1, whole genome shotgun sequence:
CGTGCATCTGTGACACCTCGGTGGAGCCGGCCTCAAAGCCCGGCACAGTGTTGGCCACATGCACCACGTGCACCTTGTTGCGGCCACTCTTGCTCAAGATGCAGCTGAAGACCTTCTTGAAGCCCTTGCGGAAGTGCTTGGAGACCAGCGCGTAGACGATGGGGTTGAGGCAGGAGTTGGCGTACGCCATGCAGTGCGAGAGCAGCCTGAAGGCATACGTGGTCTCGTTGAACGGGAAGTCACCGTACAGGTAGCACAGGATGACCACATGGTACGGCAGCCAGCAGATGCAGAAGAGAACCGTGACGATGATGATCATTTTGGTGACCTTGCGTTTGGCCCGTTTGGACTCAGACATGCCGTCCAGCGGGTCCACGGCCGTCCAGAGGTACTTGATGGTGCGGGTGTACGACAGGCTGACAATGAGCACAGGGATCACGTAGCCGAACACAAAGGTGCATGTGTCCAGCACCTTCCGATTGCACTCTTTCCAGCCTGGAATGCACATGTTGCCGGTCTCGTAGTTGACCAGGTCGTAGTAGCTCAGATACGGCCCAGCAAAGACCAGAGACAGTCCCCAGATGACCACCATGGCCAGTCCTGCATTACATGGCGTGCGCAGTTCCCTAGAACGCAGTGGGTAACGGATGGCAAGGTACCTGCAAACAACATAGGATATTCATGTAATTTTAAAGACTAGACAGTTCTATACTCATTGCCCCATTATATTGGAGAATagtgatccatgatcacatCCATGATGACTAAGTGATCAATTTTGGGATGGGGTGAAAATGATGGGATGagatgtaatgaaataataaagagaaaaatagaatgagaattctttcatcaattcagtggtggtgtctttttcttaagggacatatttattgaagtaatctacaagtaatcctaaagtaatcagattacgttacatgtttttggtaatccaatTGATTATGTTACTGATGACAAAAATTGCCATataatttgtagtcagtaatggattacatttcaaagtgacctgacccaaccctgcatacacacacacacacacaaataaacacacacacacacacacatgcatacacacgcatgcgcacgcatgcacatgcacacacacacggcacacatgtacactcacgcatgcacacacaggcacgcacacactcacaggcacgcacacataaacacacacacacacacactcgcgtacatgcacacacacaggcatgcatacactcacacacacacacacacacacacacacacacacaaacatgcaggcacacgtacacacacatacacacacacacacacacacacagataaacaaacacacacagacataaacatacacacatagacacacacacacaccccattacccccccccacacacacacacactcacaagcgaacccccacacccacacacacacacacagagcgacacatatacacaaaaacaaacagacactatgcacacactcatttgcataaagaagagtaggggatggagtaggagatggagacaaattgacaacagtgatttatttttgcggagagaatgtgcaggactgggcggCCGTCATAGTTTATACCGCTCTGCGGTATATTTAGTTCCTTAAGCCACAATTCAAAGCTACCACCCTCTGCTAGCTCATTCATCTTTTCAGTTATTTTCAACCATCACTGATATAGAGCTAAGGTAAATCCAGTACCCTTCAATCCTTGGCTAAGTATCTATGCTGCTTTGTAGTTGGAAATGTCTGTGCTTGTATAGGTTTATTGTCAATTGACCAGAAAGTAGTTCTCAAGTGTCACTCCACAAAATTGGGGTATTGGCAGGCAGGATCAATACTGGACTTAATGAGATGTATTAGCACAGCTAGCTTATGTGACACAGCTCTTTTGTTGTGtaattttctttttgagcagCAGTTGCCACCGAGTATCTCCTCAGATGATCTATTCAGAGTTCCTACattgtgtgggtgggggtgggctaTTGAGAGGTTACAAAGTCTCCTCAGTGTCCAAGGACAATCTGAGGTTAggatctatagaccctttcaagagagttccattatcagcatcatagttggccccacaaggcttccgttttaacattccatatgttatcttaatgcagaggaagtagattgggaaccaaatagaacgttcaagcattgtttttgtttttattgttgaaagggtctatagatatATCCGCTGTGTCGTGTACAGCCGCTTACCTGTCCACAGAGACGGCAGCCAGCGTGAAGCTGCTGGCGTACATGGAGAGGTTGATGAAGAAGTGCACCACCTTGCACATGAAGGAGCCGAACACCCAGCCCTCCAGTGAGTAGATGGTGGCCTGGAAGGGCACGcagaagatgatgaagaagaagTCGGCCACGCTCAGGTTGAGGATGAACAGGTTGGTGGTGTTGTAGCCCACCTGCCCGCTGCGCAGGAGCACGGCCAGCACCAGACTGTTGCCCACCATGCCCAGCAGGAAGATGAGTGAGAAAACCACCGACACGATCACGCTCGCCGGGTTAAGCTGGTGGCTGTCCGACGAGTTCCAGTAGCCCGCCGTCTTGCCAAAGTCCTCGTGATCAGCCATTGTGATGCACCTAGAGGCCTGTGTGAGTAACAGGGGGAAATGATTTCCTGGAAGAGGTCTTCTTACAATTGATTGAAATCTATGGCCATGGGATATGACAGCTGCACATTTATCAAGAACACTTCACTAAATAAGCCCTCTGCAGTGCAGGACAACTTGGAGGAacatttttgcttttatccttgaatccttgaaaaaaaaaaaaaaaacactgagcaTGGGCAAAAAAGATATGTTGGCTAAACATGGGTGTGTTAAAATATCAAAAGACTTAATTGATGCTTGCATCAAAAAGAGGGCAGCGCTAATTGGTTTATTTATGATTCACAGCGGGTTATCGTGTCTGATCTTAGTGAAGGGATCTGGATGAGTGCCTCACTCTGATGAAAGACACCCAGATGCCCGTGGACATTGGAGATAAACTCGATGGGGTATCTGCTGTAACATGTGTTTAAAGGGACTGCATAATAATGCACCATTTTTTCTAAGGTAACCTGGTTTTGGAAAGACTATTATGACAGAATATCCCAATAGAAATTCATATCAGCGTGATAAGgtatgaaagaaaatacagacCAAATTAAGAAAATAGAAACGGTATACCTTTTCCAAAGTGATGGAGTCTTAAGGTATCCTGTAACAGTGTTTGTTCTTCACCCCCGAAAACCAATTAATCTGGAATGACACAAAGGACTCTCAGTGCATTATTTCCCTATTTTAACACCTATATTTAGATCACTAACTGAAAAATAACCTCAGGATACAAAAATCAAGTCATTGACAAAAAATAGAGATGCAATTCTGTCTAAGTCTATGCTACTGATAAAAATAGATTCAGAAATGATTGCACGATTGAGTCAATTTTTCACTTTTAGTCATCCAGCAGTGATTGAGAACTTATTGACGTCAGTGTGCTACTTTAAGAGGATTT
This window encodes:
- the galr2b gene encoding galanin receptor 2b, which codes for MADHEDFGKTAGYWNSSDSHQLNPASVIVSVVFSLIFLLGMVGNSLVLAVLLRSGQVGYNTTNLFILNLSVADFFFIIFCVPFQATIYSLEGWVFGSFMCKVVHFFINLSMYASSFTLAAVSVDRYLAIRYPLRSRELRTPCNAGLAMVVIWGLSLVFAGPYLSYYDLVNYETGNMCIPGWKECNRKVLDTCTFVFGYVIPVLIVSLSYTRTIKYLWTAVDPLDGMSESKRAKRKVTKMIIIVTVLFCICWLPYHVVILCYLYGDFPFNETTYAFRLLSHCMAYANSCLNPIVYALVSKHFRKGFKKVFSCILSKSGRNKVHVVHVANTVPGFEAGSTEVSQMHEENGRPANEREMESRPLASGSAAPPDGAVAAISLPFQSQP